In a genomic window of Methanosarcina horonobensis HB-1 = JCM 15518:
- the wtpA gene encoding tungstate ABC transporter substrate-binding protein WtpA, whose translation MKGRMKVFKVITIFLILVVFAGLGCIDNQAEEESTVLMENNSENSPSGEGMVLTIFHAGSLSVPFEELEAEFESQHPGVDVQREAAGSAQSVRKITDLGKNADVLASADYALIPSMMMPEYADWYAAFARNQMIIAYTNESKYSNEINKDNWYEILRRPDVRFGFSNPNDDPAGYRSQMVTQLAESYYNDDQIYDDLILDNTGITITEEENGTFVVHTPATEEISPNTSKIMLRSMEVELSSALETGEIDYLYIYRSVAVQHGFNYVELPPEIDLSSIEYADNYSTVQVEMVNGEVVTGSPIVYGVTIPKNAENPELATEFVKLLLEEPGRQIFIENGQPPIVPAISEGKDAMPEQLQALVE comes from the coding sequence ATGAAAGGTAGGATGAAAGTTTTCAAGGTAATTACTATTTTTTTAATCCTGGTTGTATTTGCCGGCCTTGGCTGTATTGACAATCAGGCAGAGGAAGAGAGTACAGTATTGATGGAAAACAACTCTGAAAATAGCCCCTCAGGTGAAGGTATGGTCCTTACGATTTTCCACGCAGGAAGCCTGAGTGTGCCCTTTGAAGAACTTGAAGCGGAATTTGAATCACAGCATCCAGGCGTCGATGTTCAGCGGGAAGCTGCAGGCAGTGCACAGAGTGTAAGAAAGATCACCGACCTTGGGAAAAATGCTGACGTGCTTGCATCTGCAGACTATGCTCTGATTCCATCCATGATGATGCCCGAATATGCAGACTGGTATGCTGCTTTTGCAAGGAACCAGATGATAATTGCCTATACGAATGAAAGTAAGTACAGCAACGAAATCAACAAGGATAACTGGTATGAAATCCTCAGGCGCCCCGATGTCCGCTTCGGCTTTTCCAACCCTAACGATGACCCTGCAGGCTACAGGTCACAGATGGTAACTCAGTTAGCTGAATCCTATTATAACGATGATCAGATCTATGACGACCTTATCCTGGATAACACTGGTATAACTATTACTGAAGAGGAAAATGGGACCTTTGTGGTGCATACTCCTGCAACTGAAGAAATTTCTCCTAATACAAGTAAAATCATGCTCAGGAGCATGGAAGTCGAACTTTCTTCTGCCCTTGAGACCGGGGAAATAGATTATCTCTATATTTACCGGAGTGTAGCTGTGCAGCATGGCTTTAATTATGTGGAACTCCCTCCTGAGATTGATCTTAGTTCAATCGAATATGCTGACAATTACTCAACAGTCCAGGTCGAAATGGTAAACGGAGAAGTGGTTACCGGCTCTCCTATCGTATATGGTGTAACCATCCCGAAGAATGCTGAGAACCCGGAACTTGCCACTGAGTTCGTAAAACTCCTTCTTGAAGAACCAGGCCGGCAGATTTTCATCGAGAACGGACAGCCTCCGATTGTTCCTGCCATCTCTGAAGGAAAAGATGCAATGCCTGAGCAATTACAGGCTCTTGTGGAATAA
- a CDS encoding ABC transporter permease, with protein MKAITRKTLRIEPLTFVFSLLLLVLFLFIFLTLSNMIFGQILEDFPGLVKAAGNRSVMAAILFSLYAGFLATLLSLFLGAPAGYILARFDFPGKRLVESIIDVPVVVPHTVAGIALLTVFGSRGLIGGPLEPYIQFRDALPGIVVAMLFVSLPYLANSAREGFKSVDPRLENAARSLGAPLWKVFFFITLPLSARHLLIGSVMTWARAISEFGAVVIIAYYPMIGPTLIYDRFISYGLSASRPIAVLLILVTLSIFLIIRILSASWSIYDRD; from the coding sequence ATGAAAGCCATTACCCGAAAAACCCTTAGAATTGAGCCTCTGACTTTCGTCTTTTCCCTCTTACTGCTTGTTCTCTTTCTTTTTATTTTTCTGACCCTTTCAAACATGATTTTCGGCCAAATTCTGGAAGATTTTCCAGGTTTGGTGAAAGCTGCAGGAAACCGCTCGGTAATGGCCGCTATATTATTTTCTTTATATGCTGGTTTTCTTGCAACCCTGCTGTCTCTGTTCCTCGGAGCTCCTGCAGGCTACATCCTTGCAAGGTTCGATTTTCCCGGGAAAAGGCTGGTTGAGAGTATAATTGATGTTCCTGTTGTAGTCCCGCACACGGTTGCAGGAATCGCTCTTCTTACGGTTTTTGGATCAAGGGGGCTTATTGGCGGTCCTCTTGAGCCCTATATTCAGTTCCGTGACGCTCTTCCTGGAATTGTAGTTGCAATGCTTTTCGTATCCCTTCCATACCTGGCAAATTCTGCAAGGGAAGGCTTCAAAAGTGTGGATCCGAGGCTTGAAAACGCAGCCCGTTCTCTGGGTGCCCCCCTATGGAAAGTATTTTTCTTTATAACCCTCCCGCTTTCAGCAAGGCATCTCTTAATAGGTTCGGTCATGACCTGGGCCAGAGCTATAAGTGAATTCGGAGCGGTTGTGATTATCGCCTACTATCCTATGATAGGTCCCACTCTTATCTATGACCGTTTTATTTCTTACGGGCTTTCGGCATCCAGACCCATAGCCGTACTGCTCATACTGGTCACGCTTTCGATATTTCTTATTATAAGAATTCTCTCCGCAAGCTGGAGTATATATGATAGAGATTGA
- a CDS encoding ATP-binding cassette domain-containing protein, translating to MIEIEFLSRKWKNFALDSLSLKIESGEYFVILGPTGAGKTLLLELIAGFHSPDSGRILIDGEEVTYQPPEKHKLAFVYQDYSLFPHMSVKKNIEFGMRMKKIKSREKLSEVSRDLKITHLLDRYPLTLSGGEQQRVALARALVTDPKILLLDEPLSALDPRTQESARELLSDLHKNKRLTVLHITHDQTEARIMADRIAIIMDGKLVQVGTPEEIFEKPVNSQVASFVGFENVLKGRVISADRGLLKIEAGETFFDASGEAEVGDAVYAFLRPENIALSKTSAQSSIRNSLQGRVTEVWILGALVRVKIDCGIHLNALITRQSAEDMNISPGVPVYAQFKASSVHILR from the coding sequence ATGATAGAGATTGAATTCCTCTCCCGGAAATGGAAAAACTTTGCTCTCGACAGCCTCAGTCTTAAAATTGAGTCAGGGGAATACTTTGTGATCCTTGGACCTACGGGTGCAGGAAAAACTCTTCTTTTGGAACTGATAGCGGGCTTTCATTCTCCTGATTCCGGAAGAATATTGATTGACGGTGAAGAGGTAACCTACCAGCCTCCGGAAAAACATAAACTTGCCTTTGTCTACCAGGATTATTCTCTCTTTCCTCACATGAGTGTGAAAAAGAATATTGAGTTTGGAATGCGAATGAAGAAAATAAAGTCAAGGGAGAAACTCTCTGAAGTTTCCAGAGACCTGAAAATCACTCATCTTCTTGATCGCTATCCTCTTACGCTTTCAGGAGGTGAACAGCAGAGAGTTGCCCTTGCCAGAGCTCTTGTTACCGACCCTAAAATTCTACTTCTGGACGAGCCTCTTAGCGCACTTGATCCCAGAACGCAGGAAAGTGCAAGAGAACTACTTTCAGATCTTCACAAAAATAAAAGGCTTACTGTATTGCATATAACGCATGATCAAACCGAGGCCCGCATAATGGCTGATAGGATTGCAATTATAATGGATGGAAAACTTGTGCAGGTTGGGACTCCGGAAGAAATCTTCGAAAAACCGGTTAACAGTCAGGTAGCAAGCTTTGTAGGATTTGAGAATGTGCTGAAAGGCAGGGTTATTTCTGCTGATCGCGGACTTCTAAAGATAGAAGCCGGAGAGACATTTTTTGATGCTTCAGGTGAGGCAGAAGTGGGAGATGCAGTATACGCCTTCCTGAGACCTGAAAACATAGCTTTAAGTAAAACTTCCGCACAATCCAGCATCAGAAACTCTCTGCAGGGCAGGGTCACGGAAGTCTGGATACTTGGAGCTCTTGTACGGGTAAAGATTGATTGCGGGATCCACCTGAATGCCCTTATAACCCGGCAATCGGCAGAAGATATGAATATCTCTCCGGGAGTCCCTGTATATGCCCAGTTTAAAGCAAGTTCTGTCCATATTCTCCGTTAA